The following are from one region of the Pectobacterium actinidiae genome:
- the gcvT gene encoding glycine cleavage system aminomethyltransferase GcvT, giving the protein MAKQTPLYQQHLTDGAKMVDFHGWMMPLHYGSQLDEHHIVRREAGIFDVSHMTIVDLHGARTREFLRYLLANDVAKLTQPGKALYTGMLNASGGVIDDLIVYFLTEDEFRLVVNSATREKDLAWIGQHAAPFGVEIRERDDLALVAVQGPQAQEKVQEVLKAKGLSDAEVAAVASMKPFFGKQAGDFFVATTGYTGEAGYEIALPNERVVDFWQQLLAVGVKPCGLGARDTLRLEAGMNLYGQDMDEGISPLAANMGWTIAWQPEDRAFIGREALTHQREKGTDQLVGLVLTEKGVLRNDLPVRFTDSGGVMREGVITSGSFSPTLGVSIALARVPVGIGEQAMVQIRNRELPVRVTKPGFVRAGKAIVQY; this is encoded by the coding sequence ATGGCAAAGCAGACCCCGTTGTACCAACAGCATCTGACCGATGGCGCCAAAATGGTGGATTTTCATGGTTGGATGATGCCACTGCACTACGGCTCCCAACTGGACGAACACCATATTGTGCGTCGGGAAGCTGGCATTTTTGATGTTTCCCACATGACCATCGTCGATTTGCACGGTGCGAGAACGCGTGAATTCCTGCGTTATCTGCTGGCGAATGATGTCGCCAAACTCACACAGCCGGGCAAAGCCCTGTACACCGGCATGCTGAATGCCTCCGGCGGCGTCATCGACGATCTGATCGTTTACTTTCTCACGGAAGACGAGTTCCGACTGGTTGTGAACTCCGCGACGCGTGAAAAAGATCTCGCCTGGATCGGGCAGCACGCTGCGCCGTTCGGGGTTGAAATCCGCGAGCGCGACGATCTGGCGCTGGTTGCGGTGCAAGGTCCGCAGGCGCAAGAAAAAGTTCAAGAAGTCCTGAAGGCAAAAGGCCTGAGTGATGCCGAGGTGGCAGCCGTTGCGAGCATGAAGCCGTTTTTTGGCAAGCAGGCGGGCGACTTCTTCGTCGCCACGACGGGTTATACGGGTGAAGCGGGTTATGAAATCGCGCTGCCGAATGAGCGGGTGGTCGATTTCTGGCAACAACTGCTGGCGGTTGGTGTGAAGCCATGCGGGCTGGGCGCACGTGATACGCTGCGGCTGGAAGCGGGGATGAATCTGTACGGTCAGGATATGGACGAGGGCATTTCGCCGCTGGCGGCCAATATGGGCTGGACAATCGCCTGGCAGCCGGAGGATCGCGCGTTTATCGGGCGTGAGGCATTAACGCATCAGCGTGAAAAAGGGACCGATCAACTGGTTGGTTTAGTGCTGACGGAAAAAGGCGTATTGCGCAATGATTTACCTGTGCGCTTTACTGATAGTGGTGGCGTCATGCGCGAAGGGGTCATCACCAGCGGATCGTTCTCGCCCACGCTTGGCGTGAGCATTGCGCTGGCGCGTGTTCCGGTGGGGATAGGTGAACAAGCGATGGTGCAGATTCGTAACCGCGAACTGCCTGTTCGCGTGACCAAGCCCGGCTTTGTTCGTGCCGGAAAAGCCATCGTTCAGTATTAA